In a single window of the Mus musculus strain C57BL/6J chromosome 6, GRCm38.p6 C57BL/6J genome:
- the Pole4 gene encoding DNA polymerase epsilon subunit 4 isoform 1 (isoform 1 is encoded by transcript variant 1), producing MAAAAAAGSGTPREEEAPGGEAAASQAQAPTSAPGGVRLSRLPLARVKALVKADPDVTLAGQEAIFILARAAELFVETIAKDAYCCAQQGKRKTLQRRDLDNAIEAVDEFAFLEGTLD from the exons ATGGCGGCAGCGGCGGCTGCTGGGAGCGGGACGCCCAGAGAGGAAGAGGCTCCCGGAGGGGAGGCAGCGGCTTCGCAGGCCCAAGCCCCGACGAGTGCACCCGGGGGAGTTCGCCTCTCGAGGCTGCCTCTGGCGAGAGTAAAGGCCTTGGTGAAGGCAGACCCTGACGTAACGCTGGCGGGACAGGAAGCCATCTTTATCCTGGCGCGTGCCGCG gAACTGTTCGTGGAGACTATCGCAAAAGATGCCTACTGCTGTGCTCaacaaggaaagaggaaaactctCCAGAGGAGAGATTTGG ATAATGCAATAGAAGCTGTGGATGAATTCGCTTTTCTAGAAG